The following DNA comes from Stomatohabitans albus.
CGTCTACCAACTCGTCGCTAACTCGGCTGCGCCCCCCGTACACCACGATCGTATGGAGTGTTAAGTTGTCTTCTAACCATTCCTCAACTGGTTCAGTTGATGACGAGCCAATAAGGACGAGAGGGCCATCAGCGATCCCAATATGTGCACCACCGGAAAGGGCATCAGCAAAGTCAACGTCGGTTGCTACCCCGAGGGTTTCCAGAATCGGGAAGTAGTGCTTTGCTAAGGCCACGCTCAACTCAGTTGGAGTATGTGCCGTGAAGGCGTGCGCTGCACTTGGCCAGGCTTGGGTGGCGGCCGCACCAACCGTATTTACTGGGATACCAATGTGGTCATCAAAGAACTGCTTCGTTTCTGGTGGGAGCGTCCGCCCCGACGATACGAGCACCACCCCGTGCAAGGTTGCTGCAGTAGGTGCTGCGATCAGTGAGGTTTTCCAGTCATTCCCATCGGCAAGAAATACGCTTGATACCCAGCGCTTTGCTACCAGTTGACGAGCAATCTCTGTCGCTGTGGCAGCTCGGTTTGGCCCAGCAATCCGTTCAACGGTGACACCAAGTTTCACCACTTCTCGTTCAACTTGAGCCGAAATAGCGACGGGACCACCCATCAGATAAACCTTGCCACCCCTTGGTAATAGACGCCGAATTTCTGCCGCAGTCGCAGGGTGTAGCGCTGTGGGCTGTGTTAATAAGACTGGGCCATTGACTGCCTTAGCAAGCGGTCCAGCAGACACGCTATCGGCAACCACATCACTACGGGCAAGCACCACGGCATTCGCACTATGGGCGAACTGGGCCTGAGATGCATTCACCGACGTTTCAAACCGCGTTTCCCCTGCGATACGACGAACGGTACGCACAGGCTTATGGTCAGGGTTACCGCCAGGCAGCGCAATCGGAGGTGGGTCACTGATAGGGCTATCGGTATCTGGTGGGAACACCACATCCACATTTTCAGTGGCGCTGCCCTCATAGGC
Coding sequences within:
- a CDS encoding cell wall-binding repeat-containing protein, with product MVSLTWFRTLTWCSLLATGLTVSNPAHAAPSSLAHAPDHDDAHEPLAYEGSATENVDVVFPPDTDSPISDPPPIALPGGNPDHKPVRTVRRIAGETRFETSVNASQAQFAHSANAVVLARSDVVADSVSAGPLAKAVNGPVLLTQPTALHPATAAEIRRLLPRGGKVYLMGGPVAISAQVEREVVKLGVTVERIAGPNRAATATEIARQLVAKRWVSSVFLADGNDWKTSLIAAPTAATLHGVVLVSSGRTLPPETKQFFDDHIGIPVNTVGAAATQAWPSAAHAFTAHTPTELSVALAKHYFPILETLGVATDVDFADALSGGAHIGIADGPLVLIGSSSTEPVEEWLEDNLTLHTIVVYGGRSRVSDELVDDIVDN